The Halorhabdus sp. BNX81 genome includes a region encoding these proteins:
- a CDS encoding archaellin/type IV pilin N-terminal domain-containing protein, translating to MFERKSDKPNERAQVGIGTLIVFIAMVLVAAIAAGVLINTAGFLQSSAEESGEQAAEQVTNRLVHVGTQGVVEGTSPAQVGHVNMTTRLASGADAVNLEEMTIQWTQAGGAYKLVANSNTEEADANDETFRYTTFQDDDGSISADDTLNSQQDRAVLLFNLSGSGTMQPLDGGDTATITMSTSSGGETTVTLVVPDSLSGKSAVNL from the coding sequence ATGTTCGAACGCAAAAGCGACAAACCGAACGAGCGAGCCCAGGTCGGGATCGGCACACTCATCGTCTTCATCGCGATGGTGCTGGTCGCCGCGATCGCCGCGGGCGTGCTGATCAACACGGCCGGGTTTCTCCAGAGTAGCGCGGAAGAAAGTGGCGAACAGGCAGCCGAGCAGGTTACCAATCGGCTGGTCCACGTCGGAACGCAGGGTGTTGTTGAGGGAACCAGTCCTGCGCAGGTCGGCCACGTTAACATGACAACCCGACTTGCATCTGGGGCTGATGCCGTAAATCTGGAAGAAATGACGATCCAGTGGACCCAGGCAGGTGGTGCGTACAAGTTAGTTGCCAACAGTAATACGGAAGAAGCTGACGCCAACGACGAAACCTTCAGATACACCACATTCCAGGATGACGATGGCTCGATAAGCGCTGACGACACCTTGAACTCGCAGCAAGATCGTGCAGTGTTGTTGTTCAACCTCAGTGGTTCGGGTACGATGCAGCCGCTCGATGGTGGCGACACGGCCACGATCACGATGAGTACCTCCTCGGGCGGTGAGACCACGGTGACGCTGGTCGTGCCTGATTCGCTCTCGGGTAAATCCGCCGTCAACCTCTAA
- a CDS encoding helix-turn-helix domain-containing protein, translating to MASVELLRTLGNKYSAEILDATDEPKSAQDLSDELDIPIATCYRRIDELTEHDLLELHDNVLSDDRRRIKVYRRNVDSIEVGFDESLMVDVEERSEVTNKLDEAWRTLSES from the coding sequence ATGGCATCGGTCGAGTTACTGCGGACGCTGGGGAACAAGTACAGCGCCGAGATATTGGACGCGACCGACGAGCCAAAGTCGGCACAGGATCTGAGCGACGAACTCGACATCCCGATCGCGACCTGCTATCGACGGATCGACGAGCTCACCGAGCATGATTTGCTGGAACTCCACGATAACGTCCTCTCGGACGATCGACGACGGATCAAAGTCTACCGGCGAAACGTCGATTCGATCGAGGTCGGATTCGACGAGTCGCTGATGGTCGACGTCGAAGAACGCTCGGAAGTGACGAACAAACTCGACGAGGCGTGGCGGACGCTCTCGGAGTCGTAA
- a CDS encoding ATPase domain-containing protein, with the protein MVELTETGIDGLDSILNGGIVTNSTTLVVGTPGAGKSILGLQFIYNGVRESDERGIFLSFEENREDLKAAAESIGFDQWAEFEDRGDIKVYDKRRLLQENNFTDTLDILLDDIQDGEYDRLVLDSLAMFELFFDDDAERRTYLLKFTDILKQNGLTSLLTNEQSSVFPDTDIGLENFLTDGNIYLIQTPTESGVNRYVWVAKMRKQEIETDIFPMEIAHGGIQVHDNASAFSMMNDSESPL; encoded by the coding sequence ATGGTAGAACTCACCGAAACTGGCATTGACGGACTCGATTCGATTCTCAACGGCGGCATCGTCACGAACTCGACGACGCTGGTTGTCGGGACGCCAGGGGCCGGCAAGAGTATCCTCGGTCTGCAGTTCATATACAACGGCGTCAGGGAGTCCGACGAACGCGGGATCTTCCTGTCTTTCGAGGAAAACCGTGAGGACCTCAAAGCGGCGGCCGAGTCGATCGGGTTCGACCAGTGGGCCGAATTCGAGGACCGCGGCGACATCAAAGTCTACGACAAACGACGGCTGCTACAGGAGAACAACTTCACCGACACGCTCGACATCCTCCTCGATGACATCCAGGACGGCGAGTACGACCGACTCGTGTTGGACTCGCTTGCCATGTTCGAGTTGTTCTTCGACGACGACGCCGAGCGCCGGACCTATCTGCTGAAGTTCACAGACATCCTAAAACAGAACGGCCTCACCAGCCTGTTGACCAACGAGCAATCCTCCGTGTTCCCCGACACCGACATCGGCCTGGAGAACTTCCTGACGGATGGAAACATCTACCTCATTCAGACCCCGACGGAATCGGGCGTTAATCGGTACGTCTGGGTCGCGAAGATGCGAAAACAGGAGATCGAGACGGACATTTTCCCGATGGAGATCGCCCACGGCGGCATTCAGGTGCACGACAACGCGAGTGCGTTCTCGATGATGAACGACTCCGAGTCACCACTGTGA
- a CDS encoding chemotaxis protein CheW: MSDTLGQVLEFELGSETYCVSIDHVTEIVDVGDVTSVPNSPRHVRGVMDLRGRTTSIVDPKVVFGIDDEGAERRIIVFDPEIIEDQEAAGWLVDEVQQVRQIDEADVDSSPGGSDSASIKGVVKREDGFIIWVDPVAVHAE; the protein is encoded by the coding sequence ATGTCAGACACGTTAGGCCAGGTACTCGAGTTCGAGCTCGGATCGGAAACGTACTGCGTGAGTATCGATCACGTCACCGAGATCGTCGATGTCGGGGATGTCACGAGCGTCCCGAACTCGCCACGGCACGTCCGGGGCGTGATGGACCTCCGTGGACGCACGACGTCGATCGTCGACCCGAAAGTCGTATTCGGCATCGATGACGAGGGGGCAGAGCGGCGGATCATCGTCTTCGATCCCGAAATCATCGAGGATCAGGAGGCGGCAGGGTGGCTCGTCGATGAGGTCCAGCAGGTCAGACAGATCGACGAGGCCGACGTCGACAGCTCGCCCGGCGGGTCCGACTCGGCGTCGATCAAGGGCGTCGTCAAGCGCGAGGACGGGTTTATCATCTGGGTCGATCCGGTCGCGGTACATGCCGAGTAA
- a CDS encoding chemotaxis response regulator protein-glutamate methylesterase, giving the protein MSSRSSPRAVVADDSHFMRSVISDILAEGGIEVVATARDGREAIDAVGEHDPDVVTMDVEMPEMNGIEAVERIMAEQPTPILMLSAHTDENADVTFEALEKGAVDFFTKPGGEVSMEMSRLKDQLVEMVLSVAEVDVTTDAGRTEPASRSEPTLAPGDVLEDATLVIGSSTGGPTVVEQILSELPAAAELRILIVQHMPTDFTGRFAARLNKRSEYAVREAGDGDRIGGGEALVAAGGRHMVVSNYRSGRLRVALTDEDPVNSVRPSVDVTMESAAEVIDDPLVGVILTGMGTDGAAGIRAIKAAGGATFAQDEASSAVYGMPKRAVETGQVDEICPLDDLSDRILEAIQLEGH; this is encoded by the coding sequence ATGTCATCACGATCATCGCCCCGGGCCGTCGTCGCCGACGACTCTCATTTCATGCGGAGCGTCATTTCCGATATCCTTGCGGAGGGTGGGATCGAGGTCGTCGCGACGGCCAGAGACGGCCGGGAGGCGATCGATGCCGTCGGCGAACACGACCCTGATGTTGTGACGATGGACGTCGAGATGCCCGAGATGAACGGCATCGAGGCGGTCGAGCGGATCATGGCCGAGCAGCCGACGCCGATCCTGATGCTCAGCGCCCATACCGACGAGAACGCAGACGTCACCTTCGAGGCCTTAGAGAAAGGGGCCGTCGACTTTTTCACCAAACCCGGCGGCGAGGTGTCGATGGAGATGTCGCGACTGAAAGATCAGCTGGTCGAGATGGTGCTGTCGGTCGCCGAAGTCGACGTCACGACCGACGCCGGTCGGACCGAACCGGCCAGCCGTTCCGAGCCGACCCTCGCGCCGGGTGACGTTCTCGAAGACGCGACGCTGGTGATCGGCTCCTCGACGGGAGGGCCGACGGTCGTCGAACAGATTCTCTCGGAACTGCCGGCCGCAGCGGAGCTGCGCATCCTCATCGTCCAGCACATGCCGACGGACTTTACCGGCCGGTTCGCTGCGCGGCTGAACAAGCGAAGCGAGTACGCCGTCCGGGAAGCCGGCGATGGTGACCGGATCGGCGGCGGCGAGGCGCTGGTCGCTGCCGGCGGCCGGCACATGGTCGTCTCGAACTACCGGAGCGGTCGACTCCGGGTGGCCCTGACCGACGAGGACCCGGTCAACAGCGTCCGCCCGTCGGTCGACGTCACCATGGAGAGCGCCGCCGAGGTCATCGACGACCCACTGGTCGGCGTTATTCTTACCGGCATGGGAACTGACGGCGCGGCCGGCATTCGAGCGATCAAGGCTGCCGGCGGCGCGACGTTTGCCCAGGACGAAGCGTCCTCGGCAGTGTACGGGATGCCGAAACGGGCCGTCGAAACCGGACAGGTCGACGAGATCTGCCCGCTCGATGACCTATCGGATCGGATACTTGAAGCGATACAACTGGAGGGACACTAA
- the cheA gene encoding chemotaxis protein CheA, translating to MDEQYLDAFIRESEEAITELNNSLLELESDPSNQAAMDSIFRTAHTLKGNFGAMGFDDASNLAHAIEDLLDAMRQGEMDVTPEIMDLVFAGVDEIEAIVTEIEEHGESSADTADRVEDIRAVIEDGADAAGATAGDGAASGSDGATGADDSASGPAVSDHSIDVEPILDRVDVSVPSDGPVTLAAVDIGDGNMQGVDAMLALDAIEDALEVVATDPSADDIENGDFEETFSVFVAADESTVGSALADIGPVESSTVQDVTQAVREADTADSTNESADTGSANSSAADTSVDEIKSVRVDVDQLDDLHGLVEQLVTSRIKLRRAAEQNNVDSTGETLNELDKITASLQNTVMDMRLIPLRKVVGKFPRLVRDLSRDLGKEIDFSIEGEDIELDRTILTEISDPLMHILRNAVDHGIEPPEERERKGKPREGSITLRASRERDHVVITVEDDGAGLDVEAIREQALEKGIRSAEELDRMDDSAIYDLTFHPGFSTAEEVTDTSGRGVGMDVVHETVSQLDGSVNVESESGEGTTVSLRLPVTMAIVKVLFIQVGDEQYGIPIKNVDEITAATEAREINGDEVIKHNDEIYPVIHLDEAFDVPGETKNGDGMLIRVRESERKVALHCDEVNSQEEVVVKPLEGLLSGTPGLSGTAVIGDGNIVHILDVVTL from the coding sequence ATGGACGAACAATATCTCGACGCCTTCATCCGCGAGAGCGAGGAGGCAATCACGGAGTTGAACAACTCGTTGCTCGAACTCGAATCGGATCCCAGCAACCAGGCGGCGATGGATTCGATCTTCCGGACCGCCCACACGCTGAAGGGGAACTTCGGCGCGATGGGGTTCGACGACGCAAGTAACCTGGCTCACGCCATCGAGGACCTGCTGGACGCCATGCGTCAGGGTGAAATGGACGTCACACCGGAGATCATGGATCTGGTGTTCGCGGGCGTCGACGAGATCGAAGCCATCGTTACCGAGATCGAAGAACACGGCGAATCGTCCGCCGATACAGCCGACCGGGTCGAGGACATCCGAGCGGTCATCGAAGACGGCGCTGACGCTGCCGGTGCGACGGCCGGCGACGGGGCGGCGTCCGGCTCGGACGGTGCCACCGGGGCAGACGATTCGGCCAGTGGACCGGCTGTATCGGACCACTCGATCGACGTCGAACCGATCCTCGATCGCGTTGACGTGTCCGTTCCTTCGGACGGGCCCGTCACGCTCGCCGCGGTCGACATCGGCGACGGCAACATGCAAGGTGTCGACGCGATGCTTGCGTTGGATGCCATCGAGGACGCACTCGAGGTCGTCGCGACCGATCCAAGTGCCGACGATATCGAGAACGGCGACTTCGAGGAGACCTTCTCGGTGTTCGTCGCCGCCGACGAATCGACCGTCGGCTCGGCGCTTGCCGATATCGGCCCCGTCGAATCGTCGACGGTGCAGGACGTCACGCAGGCCGTCAGGGAAGCGGACACGGCGGATTCGACCAATGAGTCAGCCGACACCGGATCGGCAAATTCGAGCGCAGCCGACACGTCCGTCGACGAGATCAAGTCCGTCCGCGTCGATGTCGATCAACTCGACGATCTCCACGGGCTGGTCGAGCAGCTTGTGACTAGCCGGATCAAACTTCGCCGGGCGGCCGAACAGAACAACGTCGATTCGACCGGCGAGACGCTCAACGAACTCGACAAGATCACGGCGAGCCTCCAGAACACCGTCATGGACATGCGGTTGATCCCGCTGCGGAAGGTCGTCGGGAAGTTCCCCCGCCTGGTGCGGGATCTCTCGCGGGACCTCGGCAAGGAGATCGACTTCTCGATCGAGGGCGAGGACATCGAACTCGACCGGACGATCCTGACCGAGATCTCCGATCCGCTGATGCACATCCTCCGGAACGCCGTCGATCACGGGATCGAACCGCCCGAAGAGCGCGAACGCAAGGGCAAGCCTCGCGAGGGCTCGATTACATTACGGGCGTCCCGCGAACGTGATCACGTCGTTATCACGGTCGAGGACGACGGGGCGGGCTTAGACGTCGAGGCGATCCGCGAGCAGGCACTCGAGAAGGGCATCCGCTCGGCGGAGGAACTCGACCGGATGGACGACTCGGCGATCTACGATCTCACCTTTCATCCCGGGTTCTCGACCGCCGAAGAGGTCACGGACACGAGCGGCCGTGGCGTCGGCATGGACGTCGTCCACGAGACGGTTTCCCAACTCGATGGCTCGGTCAACGTCGAGAGCGAATCCGGCGAGGGGACGACGGTCTCGCTTCGCCTCCCGGTGACGATGGCGATCGTGAAGGTCCTGTTCATCCAGGTCGGCGACGAGCAGTACGGCATCCCGATCAAGAACGTCGACGAGATCACTGCCGCGACCGAAGCCCGCGAGATCAACGGCGACGAGGTCATCAAACACAACGACGAGATCTACCCGGTCATCCACCTCGACGAGGCCTTCGACGTCCCGGGCGAGACGAAAAACGGTGACGGCATGTTGATCCGCGTCCGGGAGTCCGAACGCAAAGTCGCCCTCCACTGTGACGAGGTCAACAGCCAGGAGGAAGTCGTCGTCAAGCCACTGGAGGGCCTGCTTTCGGGGACGCCCGGTCTCTCCGGGACTGCCGTGATCGGCGACGGAAACATCGTCCACATCCTCGACGTCGTGACGCTGTGA
- a CDS encoding protein-glutamate O-methyltransferase CheR, whose protein sequence is MSRRSGSQRGFTSLLEYIGSELDFESDFYNDAYLDRRITARIRRTDSEDYRAYERLLKRDGEEADALLDSLSINVTGFFRNPEAWEQLRPVLRELTDTHRTVRVWSAPCADGREPYSLAMLASDDDRIDERRLDILATDINPDILTEARAGVYEASQTTDIESELEPLSNASTYIDRDGDTFTVRESIREMVSFEQHDLIRGDPQGEFDLMLCRNFLIYIDSSYKRPIFETISESLRSGGYLMIGMTETIPAQCRETFESVDKQRRIYTRT, encoded by the coding sequence ATGAGCCGCCGATCAGGATCACAGCGTGGGTTCACCTCGCTGCTCGAGTATATCGGTTCCGAGCTCGACTTCGAGTCGGACTTTTACAACGACGCGTACCTCGATCGACGTATCACGGCCCGGATCCGCCGGACTGACAGCGAGGACTATCGTGCCTACGAGCGGTTGTTGAAACGCGACGGCGAGGAAGCCGACGCGTTGCTGGATTCGCTGTCGATCAACGTCACCGGCTTTTTCCGGAACCCCGAGGCCTGGGAGCAACTCCGCCCGGTCCTCCGGGAACTGACTGACACCCACCGGACGGTCCGGGTCTGGAGCGCCCCGTGTGCCGACGGTCGGGAGCCGTACTCGCTGGCGATGCTGGCGAGCGACGACGACCGCATCGACGAGCGACGACTCGACATCCTGGCGACGGACATCAACCCGGACATCCTGACGGAAGCGCGTGCTGGCGTCTACGAGGCGTCACAGACGACCGATATCGAGTCCGAACTCGAACCGCTATCGAACGCCTCGACGTACATCGATCGCGACGGCGATACGTTCACCGTCCGTGAGTCGATCCGGGAGATGGTCTCCTTCGAGCAACACGATCTCATCCGCGGGGACCCGCAGGGCGAGTTCGACCTCATGCTGTGTCGGAACTTCCTCATCTACATCGACTCGTCGTACAAGCGACCGATTTTCGAGACGATCAGCGAGTCTCTCCGGAGTGGCGGGTATCTCATGATCGGGATGACCGAGACGATCCCGGCCCAGTGTCGTGAGACGTTCGAATCGGTCGACAAACAGCGCCGGATTTACACCAGGACGTAG
- a CDS encoding HEAT repeat domain-containing protein, translated as MSLFELQREGDVQELIRLLRESDNEDVRTRTASMLGEFDDHMDRRDVVSALVQAAESDDSSAVTAAAVDSLDELGQDAIEALIESMAGVDFDDEGADWVRAKAFIKALDAEVPELRMAAANGLGQFGDSDAIEPLVGRFTDPDPRVRARAARACGSIGDPRATDPLESLLTDDAVVVRREAAEALGQIGNRQALGALLDLYDDPSERVRRIAVNAFGNFENATPVDALVGALGDDAAVVRRTAVYSIIQLLANVPTQKSHEIRETIVDRLSETDDASVVAPLVEILEEGTQDAQRRNTAWLLGRVVTEPDERVLDAIVTALDDDDQMTSQFAATSLTELDDDSVEDRLLDVVTDTDRPTQARTQAIFALGKIGGDRTRETLDTLLDETDEEEIRKRAFSAISKLGGRL; from the coding sequence ATGTCACTGTTCGAACTCCAGCGCGAAGGCGACGTCCAGGAGCTCATCAGGCTCCTCCGGGAGAGCGACAACGAGGACGTTCGGACGCGTACGGCGTCGATGCTTGGGGAGTTCGACGACCACATGGACCGGCGTGACGTCGTGAGCGCGCTCGTCCAGGCTGCCGAATCCGACGATTCGAGCGCGGTGACGGCAGCAGCCGTGGACTCGCTGGACGAACTCGGCCAGGACGCCATCGAGGCACTCATCGAGTCGATGGCCGGCGTCGACTTCGACGATGAAGGGGCAGACTGGGTTCGTGCGAAGGCCTTCATCAAGGCCCTCGACGCCGAGGTGCCCGAACTCCGGATGGCAGCCGCAAACGGGCTCGGGCAGTTCGGTGACAGCGACGCGATCGAACCGCTGGTCGGACGGTTTACCGACCCCGACCCCCGGGTCCGTGCACGGGCCGCCAGAGCGTGCGGATCGATCGGCGACCCCCGGGCCACTGACCCGCTGGAATCACTCCTGACGGACGACGCCGTGGTGGTCCGGCGGGAAGCTGCCGAGGCGCTCGGCCAGATCGGCAACCGCCAGGCGCTGGGGGCCCTGCTGGACCTCTATGACGACCCCTCCGAGCGTGTCCGACGGATCGCGGTCAACGCCTTCGGGAATTTCGAAAACGCCACCCCGGTCGACGCGCTGGTCGGGGCGCTCGGCGACGATGCGGCGGTCGTCCGGCGGACGGCCGTCTATTCGATCATTCAACTCCTCGCGAACGTCCCGACCCAAAAGAGCCACGAGATCCGCGAGACGATCGTCGACCGGCTGAGCGAGACTGACGACGCGAGCGTGGTAGCTCCGCTGGTCGAAATCTTAGAGGAAGGGACCCAGGACGCCCAGCGCCGGAACACGGCGTGGCTGCTTGGTCGTGTCGTGACCGAACCCGACGAGAGAGTGCTTGACGCGATCGTGACGGCACTCGATGACGACGATCAGATGACTTCCCAGTTCGCGGCGACGAGTCTGACTGAACTTGACGACGACAGCGTCGAAGACCGACTCCTCGACGTCGTCACTGATACTGATCGACCCACTCAGGCTCGGACGCAAGCGATCTTCGCACTCGGCAAGATCGGTGGAGACCGGACGCGCGAGACGCTCGACACGCTGCTCGACGAGACCGACGAGGAGGAGATCCGCAAACGGGCGTTCTCGGCCATCTCGAAGCTCGGAGGCCGACTGTGA
- a CDS encoding CheF family chemotaxis protein, protein MSEGERKLADSRGKFVQVVENGRKLNDVEWIPGRILLSNKRLVLASNDGKKTIPIAEIRSVKTRQNVNKAIANVSGYVSVQTGGDVFLLSPADEESFASAIYSARLDQQVVLAKHPAVKGGVVQDTSWEKARIKVSEASVELAISSGQFVEIDLDDVGTIEETERTVLEKQRNVLEVEHAIDGTSVKTYLSGSPSDCSILASLLRSGDQHVDSDIELTDDEREVLMALYSGVSPFEIPDFVGLDVEDVEAIFEQLAEHGVVKKTRTRREVGLKPRGRSIASDVIADQ, encoded by the coding sequence ATGAGTGAAGGCGAACGCAAACTCGCCGACAGTCGGGGAAAGTTCGTCCAGGTAGTCGAGAATGGCCGGAAACTCAACGACGTCGAGTGGATCCCTGGCCGGATTTTGCTGTCGAACAAGCGGCTTGTCCTGGCGAGCAACGACGGCAAAAAGACGATCCCGATCGCGGAGATCCGGAGCGTCAAAACCCGACAGAACGTCAACAAGGCCATCGCCAACGTCTCGGGCTACGTCTCGGTCCAGACTGGCGGTGACGTCTTCTTGCTCTCGCCCGCCGACGAGGAGTCCTTCGCTTCCGCGATCTACAGCGCCCGCCTGGATCAACAGGTCGTCCTCGCGAAACACCCCGCCGTCAAGGGCGGCGTCGTCCAGGACACGTCCTGGGAGAAAGCCCGCATCAAAGTCTCCGAGGCCTCGGTCGAACTCGCGATCTCCAGCGGCCAGTTCGTCGAGATCGACCTCGATGACGTCGGGACGATCGAGGAGACCGAGCGGACCGTCCTCGAAAAACAGCGAAACGTCCTCGAAGTCGAACACGCCATCGACGGGACGAGCGTCAAGACCTACCTCTCGGGATCCCCGAGCGACTGTTCCATCCTCGCGTCGCTCCTTCGCTCGGGCGATCAACACGTCGACTCGGACATCGAACTCACCGACGACGAACGGGAAGTGTTGATGGCGCTTTACTCGGGCGTTTCCCCCTTCGAGATTCCCGACTTCGTGGGTCTCGATGTCGAGGACGTCGAGGCCATTTTCGAGCAACTGGCCGAGCACGGCGTCGTCAAGAAAACACGCACCCGCCGGGAAGTCGGACTCAAACCCCGCGGTCGCTCGATCGCCAGCGACGTCATCGCCGATCAGTGA
- a CDS encoding CheF family chemotaxis protein, with product MSESVIADFVASFNSERSARSEPVKGRVLLSQKRLVLAADESKTTIPLSSIFDVAVGHVPPDLGDFFDSTVTIAFEKSDSRFVAVVEADDETIEKFSTVLFKALLNGTDSTVQHPAEIGGRVTDAEYVPAKLFLQPKGVQFKRQNDSFTVTLAQVTKFERSTREIAGSERAVLAVRHMPDGEAITTVAAMPSARMLSLLGRYLRLEYSDLMGELKDIELSDPEIELLVAVYSTGDMEGIPLANVLDREASEVTMLVTDLEEKQLLTTGDAGPALTSKGRVVVNRHLEDVNE from the coding sequence ATGTCGGAATCAGTCATCGCGGATTTCGTCGCCTCGTTCAACTCCGAACGGTCAGCCCGGTCGGAGCCGGTAAAGGGGCGGGTGCTCCTCAGTCAGAAGCGGCTGGTGCTTGCGGCCGACGAGTCAAAGACGACGATCCCGCTGTCTTCGATCTTCGACGTGGCAGTGGGGCACGTCCCGCCCGATCTCGGTGACTTCTTCGACTCGACGGTGACGATCGCCTTCGAGAAGAGTGACAGCCGGTTCGTCGCCGTCGTCGAGGCGGACGACGAGACGATCGAGAAGTTCTCGACGGTGCTGTTCAAGGCGCTGCTGAATGGAACCGACTCGACGGTACAGCACCCGGCCGAGATCGGTGGGCGGGTAACCGATGCCGAGTACGTCCCCGCGAAACTGTTCTTGCAGCCGAAGGGCGTGCAGTTCAAGCGCCAAAACGACTCCTTCACCGTGACACTCGCACAAGTCACAAAGTTCGAGCGCTCGACCAGAGAGATCGCCGGCTCCGAACGTGCCGTCCTGGCCGTCCGGCACATGCCCGACGGAGAGGCGATTACGACCGTCGCGGCGATGCCCTCCGCCCGGATGCTCAGCCTCCTCGGACGTTACCTCCGACTGGAGTACTCCGATCTGATGGGCGAACTCAAGGATATCGAGCTCTCGGACCCCGAGATCGAACTCCTGGTCGCCGTCTACTCGACGGGCGACATGGAGGGGATTCCGCTGGCGAACGTCCTCGACCGTGAGGCCAGCGAGGTGACGATGCTGGTAACTGACCTTGAGGAAAAACAACTCCTCACGACCGGCGACGCGGGACCGGCGCTGACGTCGAAAGGGCGGGTCGTCGTCAACCGCCATCTCGAAGACGTCAACGAGTAA
- a CDS encoding 30S ribosomal protein S6e, which yields MVEFTVAVADPDTGETYQVDIDGQDANRFVGRELGDEVEGSAIGLDGFTLEVTGGSDDAGRPLREDVLGPNLKSILLEGGTGFNPERDGERKRVTVRGREISDAVRQVNATIVEHGDGDVSELLTAE from the coding sequence ATGGTTGAGTTCACTGTCGCCGTGGCCGATCCGGACACGGGCGAAACCTATCAGGTCGACATTGACGGACAGGACGCGAACCGCTTCGTGGGTCGAGAACTCGGCGACGAGGTCGAGGGAAGCGCGATCGGTCTCGACGGGTTCACCCTCGAGGTGACCGGCGGCTCCGACGACGCCGGCCGTCCGCTTCGGGAAGACGTGCTCGGGCCGAACCTCAAGTCCATCCTGCTCGAAGGTGGAACCGGTTTCAACCCCGAGCGCGACGGCGAACGCAAACGCGTTACCGTTCGCGGGCGGGAGATCAGCGACGCAGTCAGGCAGGTCAACGCGACGATCGTCGAGCACGGCGACGGGGACGTCAGCGAGTTGCTCACCGCGGAGTAA
- a CDS encoding CopD family protein, with amino-acid sequence MTLADVAVSSVHLLFAAVWTGSVVFMTIAVLPAAREGALDSEPLSRFTTQFKRIARASAVVTLLTGGHQAANGYMDSLFSTTRGHLVVGMVVLWLALAALSEIGAARLADGTDERKVRTPAADARPFFLAASVVAVALFVDAGALVAPW; translated from the coding sequence ATGACACTCGCAGACGTGGCCGTAAGCAGCGTCCACCTGCTGTTCGCTGCGGTGTGGACGGGGAGCGTCGTCTTCATGACTATTGCCGTCCTGCCGGCGGCCAGGGAGGGGGCTCTCGATAGCGAACCGCTGTCGCGATTCACCACGCAGTTCAAGCGGATCGCGCGTGCGAGCGCGGTCGTGACGCTGTTGACCGGCGGTCACCAGGCGGCCAACGGATACATGGATTCCCTGTTCAGCACGACGCGGGGCCACCTCGTGGTCGGCATGGTCGTGCTGTGGCTCGCCCTCGCAGCCCTCTCGGAGATCGGTGCCGCGCGACTCGCCGACGGGACGGACGAACGGAAGGTCCGCACGCCCGCTGCCGACGCGCGTCCGTTCTTCCTCGCGGCGTCAGTCGTCGCCGTGGCGCTGTTCGTCGACGCCGGCGCGCTGGTCGCACCCTGGTGA
- a CDS encoding chemotaxis protein CheC, translating into MPLLIDIRKLRVINQLIKAGAENAATSLGSLAGVDSTVEIKSLAFVEPPDIAREIGTDPIYSASIRLNEPPYGVFLLTFYEETGREMAELLTGTTVDEEFNQLQESALQEVCNILTSGFIDGIANTLGTTIDMGTPTLRFTGGEEIAEDALSHVRVDSLSIVLDSLVDVTDRDEAFKIRLFLIPDPGSFVNLLDQLELGEIDDSDTEADPVF; encoded by the coding sequence GGCCGGCGCGGAGAACGCGGCCACCTCGCTCGGATCGCTGGCCGGCGTCGACTCGACGGTCGAGATCAAGAGTCTGGCGTTCGTCGAACCACCGGATATCGCCCGGGAGATCGGAACCGATCCGATCTACAGCGCCAGCATCCGTCTCAACGAGCCGCCGTACGGGGTCTTCTTGCTTACGTTTTACGAGGAGACAGGCCGTGAAATGGCCGAGTTACTCACCGGGACGACCGTCGACGAGGAGTTCAACCAGTTACAGGAGAGCGCACTCCAGGAAGTCTGTAACATCCTCACGTCGGGCTTCATCGACGGGATCGCCAACACGCTGGGGACGACCATCGACATGGGGACGCCGACGCTCCGGTTCACCGGGGGCGAAGAGATCGCCGAGGACGCCCTCTCTCACGTTCGGGTGGACTCGTTGTCGATCGTCCTCGACAGCCTCGTGGACGTGACCGACCGTGACGAGGCGTTCAAGATCAGGCTGTTTCTGATCCCCGATCCGGGGTCGTTCGTCAACCTGCTGGATCAACTCGAACTCGGGGAGATCGACGATTCCGACACCGAAGCCGATCCCGTATTTTGA